ACCGGCTCCAGTCCTCAGAATCCGACTCGACAGAAAAGAATCAGGCAACGTCCTCACACGGATACACAAGAGGCGCAGCTTACTTTGGGAGGAAAGAGAAATGACAAAAGAAAGCACAGTGACGAAATTGCACGAAATGCGGCTCAGCTCAATGGCAGAACAGTTTCAGAATCAGCTGTTAAGCCCCGAGTACAACGAATTATCCTTCGAGGAACGCTTCAATCTGCTTGTGGACGTGGAGTGGTCCCGCCGCAAGAACAATAAGCTTGAACGCCTGATTCGAAAAGCGGATTTCCGTTATGGCCAGGCATGTATCGAAGATATCGAATATCACGCGGACCCGAAACTCGACAAGGCACAGATTCTCCGGCTCGCATCCGGCAATTACATACAGGAGAAGCAGAATCTCATCATCAAAGGCGCTTCCGGTAACGGGAAATCCTACCTCGCCTGCGCCTTCGGCGTAGCAGCCTGTCGGCAATTTTATTCAGTCCGCTATGTCCGACTTCCGAACTTACTAGATGAGCTGGCGGTCGCAAGGGGCGAAGGCATTTACCAGAAAGTGATGAAAGTCTATAAGAAAGTGGATCTGCTTATCTTGGATGAGTGGATGCTTACTTCTTTGCGGGAGAGCGAGGCACGGGATGTCTTGGAGTTAGTTGAAGCACGCCAACAAGTCGCATCCACCGTCTACTGTTCCCAATTCGATACACAAGGCTGGTATGAAAAGATCGGTGAAGCGACACTGACTGACGCCATCCTGGACCGAATCATCCACAGCTCCCACAGCATTCTGATTGACGGCAAAATGTCGATGCGGGAACGCCATGGATTAAATGCCTAAACTCTAGTGGACCGTCACCGTCAGGTGATGGTTCTTTTTGTCAGTTGCCTGTCCCTCTGCCTGACCGCAGTGTCCCTCAATCCTGTCTCGGCTGTCCCTGAAACTTGGCACAAGTGTCCCTATTTGTTATTGACGTCTGATTTTGTCTGGAAATTGACGGTTCTTTTTGTCCCCAACCTGACGGTTTCTTTGTCCGGAAAAATAGAGAAAAACGAGGGGGAACTAGGCCAGTTCTCCCTCGATCACTTTCTTCACCATCCGGTCGTCGATGATGCGATTTCCATTCTGCGCCGCAAACAACAGGCAATGCGTTGCCAGCTTGTTGATGAGGCGCGACGCACCACTCGAATAGCTGAACACCTCATCAATCGCGGATTCGCTGAAGATATCCCGTCCGACACCTGAGAAGGAAAGATGTTTGTTCATGTACTGTTCGGTCTCCGCCCGGTCAAGATGATGCAGCCGGAATTGGATATCAATCCGCTGGCGGATAGCTGCGAAGGATTGGAGCTGAAGGCGCTCCCACAGTTCGTTCTGCCCGACCATGATCAGCGCCATCGGACTCTGGGCATCCATGCGGAAGTTCAGGAGGAACCGCACCTCTTCCAACATCTCCCGGTCGAGTAAGTGG
Above is a genomic segment from Planococcus lenghuensis containing:
- the istB gene encoding IS21-like element helper ATPase IstB, whose product is MTKESTVTKLHEMRLSSMAEQFQNQLLSPEYNELSFEERFNLLVDVEWSRRKNNKLERLIRKADFRYGQACIEDIEYHADPKLDKAQILRLASGNYIQEKQNLIIKGASGNGKSYLACAFGVAACRQFYSVRYVRLPNLLDELAVARGEGIYQKVMKVYKKVDLLILDEWMLTSLRESEARDVLELVEARQQVASTVYCSQFDTQGWYEKIGEATLTDAILDRIIHSSHSILIDGKMSMRERHGLNA
- a CDS encoding ExeA family protein — translated: MFESFFEMRATPFSRDIPTAELYESNQLEEILGRLNYAAERQLFAVMTGECGLGKTTAIRRFTDQLDPSRFKLLYLSDSKLTPRHFYKGLLEQLGLESKFYRGDAKRQLHREIELMKGIHKLTPVCVVDEAHLLDREMLEEVRFLLNFRMDAQSPMALIMVGQNELWERLQLQSFAAIRQRIDIQFRLHHLDRAETEQYMNKHLSFSGVGRDIFSESAIDEVFSYSSGASRLINKLATHCLLFAAQNGNRIIDDRMVKKVIEGELA